A segment of the Brassica rapa cultivar Chiifu-401-42 unplaced genomic scaffold, CAAS_Brap_v3.01 Scaffold0594, whole genome shotgun sequence genome:
aacgtcttgtgtgtactgaacagacagcccacgtgggccaaaatgacccgaacagtccacgggaagggccagcgtgctgagtccaaggaccagcgtcctgatatgtgtactgatggacagccacggatgtcttgtgtgtgctgacggacacaaacagacacacacggacacacacggacagccacggatgtcctgtgtgtgctgacagacagccacagacgtcctgtgtgtactgaacagacagcccacatgggcgaaaatcacccaaacagtccacgggaagggtcagtttgctgagtccaaggaccaacatgctgatatgtgtactgatggacagccacggacgttctgtgtgtgctgacggacacacacggagacacacagacagccatagacgtcttgtgtgtactgaacagacagcccacgtgggccaaaatcacccgaacagtccacaggaagggtcagcttgctgattccaaggaccacaTGCTGagatgtgtactgaaggacagccacggacgtcttgtgtgtgctgacggacacacacagacacacacagacagccaaggacgtcctgtgtgtgatgacgaacacacacggacgtcctgtgtgtgctgacggacacccacagacgtcctgtgtgtgctgacggacacccacggatgtcctgtgtgtactgaacagaatgcccacgtgggccaaaattacccgaacagtccacgggaagggccagcgtgctgagtccaaggaccagcgtgctgatatgtgtactgatggacagccacagacgtcctgtgtgtactgacggacacccacggacacacacggacagccacggacgtcctgtgtgtgctgacggacagccacggatgtcctgtgtgtactgaacagacagcccacgtgggccaaaatcacctaaacagtccacgagaagggccagcgagctgagttcatggaccagcgtgctgatatgtgtactgatggacagccacagacatcctgtgtgtgctgacggacacacacggacagcgacagacgtcctatatgtgctgacagagagccactgacagccacggacgtcctgtgtggactGTCGggcacccatggacgtcctgtgtgtacggaatagacagcccacgtgggccaaaatcacacgaacagtccacgggaagggtcagcatgttgagtcaaaggaccaacgtgctgatatgtgtactgatggacagccacggacgtccttgtgtgctgacggacacacacggacagccacggacgtcctgtgtgtgctgacggacacacacggacgtcatgtgtgtgctgacggatacccacagacgtcctgtgtgtactgaacagaccgcccacgtgggccaaaatcacacgaacggtccacgggaagggccagcgtgctgagtccaaggaccaacgtgctgatatgtgtactgatggacagcgacagacgtcctgtgtgtgctaacggacacagacggacacacacggacacacacaaacagccacagccgtcctgtgtgtactgacggacacccacggacgtcctgtgtgtacagcccacgtgggccaaaatcacccaaacagtccacgggaagggccagcgtgctgagtccaaggaccagcgtgctgatatgtgtactgatggacatccacggatgtcctgtgtgtgctgacggacacacacggacgtcccgtgtgtgctgacggacagccacggacgtcctgtgtgtgctggcggacacccacggacacacacggacacacacggacgtcatgtgtgtgctaacggacacccacggatgtcctgtgtgtactgaacagacagcccacgtgggccaaaatcacccgaacaatccacgggaagggccagcgtgatgagtccaaggaccagcgtgctgatatgtgtactgatggacagccacggaggtcctgtgtgtgttgacggacacacacagacacacacggacacacacgaacagccatggatgtcctgtgtgtgctgacggacagccacaaacgtcctgtgtgtactgaacagacagcccacgtgggccaaaatcacccgaatagtccacgggaagtgtcagcgtgcttagtccaaggaccaacatgctgatatgtgtactgatggacagccacggacgtcatgtgtgtgctgacggacacagactgTAAGACCTGATCCCGGCCGACTaagccgcggtcgatgcctcacgtcgctcggtccatacactgaccgaacctctaaaagttttgccctttatttaaaaaacatcgcccataggcgagggctaactcagatcttagctcaagactaccttagtcattccctagcttatatcatttcaacttatgcacagcggaataacatctatcatccattggactaaatccaatctaatacttgtccggtcgaatcacctcagctaatggttagtatactcaactaccagctagctccaaggttgattctgaacacgaaccaagtcatacaactctgaggttccgtttccctaaccattctatctagatctatgcaacattgctagatcgtacgtttgccacatccacggagcttgttagctcatcggcccagctactctaggtgaatgaactcatagaccagctgatcgggctgtcaacattgctagatcgtacctttgccacatccacggagcttgttagctcatcggcccagctactctagctgaatgaactcatagaccagctgatcggGCTGTCACACtcactgagctaggaccgaggtATGGCCatctgccatatactgcgtccagctcctttacacacacaaaacaactcccttaggtacttagtcattcagccaaccatccccacagacataagtaacccttgagaagtcttcaaacagctaaggacatgcatctggcccttaccggctcatgcactgtcccacatccttttgccttatcaacttatgataccaagtccagctcatggactaacaacgcccatcagatcctgagtcaatcaaccaaccaccccacatgacccagaactgatgagtcttcacatgtacctaaccggccatggaaccatgtcccaacgaagccgatcagtcctcctcttaccaccggttcatcctttgatcaatcagatcagacaccttgatccatcatctatGGATCATGTTACAGGCACAGAAACCGTACCTGAACCGAAGCTCAGCCAGATAAGCAACAACTGCCACAACTGCCTCAATAGAGCTACCCGCGACCAAGGGTCATTCAAAGAAGTGCATCTTAACAACCATAAGGAAGTTTGGCATGAAACAAATTTTAACAGAAGGCCAGCTCAACCATTCATCACTGGAGCTTGGAATTACAAGAAAatcttcacggaggaagaagttatgaattttataagTTGGAGGTTTCCCAGCCCGTTCAGTTGCGAGTATCAGCCTTTAGAAGAGGATTTCAACCCAACCATGAAGCGGTCTTCTACAGATTCAAGCATGGGCTTCAAGAGTAGTGTCTTAGCTTTCCAGGAAGCCCGAAATCAGAAGAATTGGTCAAGGGAAAACCAAGATGCAATCAATTTCCTAAAACCGGCCAAACCGACATCAATTTGGGAAAGTTTCCAACCAACTCGATTTGGTCTGACCCAAGCCTATCCATGGAAACCAGGAGATACTCTAGACCATTCAGAAGACACCCAAGACGTCCATAGATGCACCAGCACCCAGAGGATCAGGCGGATTCTCCTTACCATCTACTTTCCATATCCGGCCACACCATATGCATTCAAGGAAAGTTGTCTCCACTTAATGAGCAAGGACCAACGGCTCTATTCCTTTGAACCAGAAGAAACCAAGATCCTTAAGAGTTTAATCAGCAGCCAGAGACTCCTATTTCGTGGATACTTCTCCAAGATATCAAGATACAAGATCAGTCTACTCCAAAGGCAACAAATCAGCCTAACGGCTAGTTCTCATGGAGCCATCAAAGCCATTGACTCCAAGCATTTTATTtcgatttattttctttccttagttCATTTTCAGACTGTTAGAGAGTCCTtggtcgagcctataaagctctagtctttgtttcattgtaaAGCACCCTTGATCATTTTTAAAGTAATAAGAAATCGTCTTCTTTTAAAACAAAGTTGTGTATTCTTTGTTGTTCTTTCTCTAGTTCTTTGTGTGTGATTCACTAAGTCCTAAAGAAGCCACGTCCAGAGAGCCTTGTGTGATTCAAGACCATCTGTTCGTCCattgattgagagagtcaatccaTATCCATCTATCCACTCCATCCATCGATCCAGCTTGGAAGAGATACATATCAAGCAAGCCGGAATCCATCTTCAGTCATCTAACCAACCACTGatccttgttgagagagacacacgtccagcaacaAAGATCCCATCATCCATCTTTCTATCCttcttatttgatttgttttcaatttccatatcatttagttttgaatcataaaaatcatatttgcTTCAGTTCATCATTTGTCATATAGTTTGTTTTATGTTCTTCatataaatccataaaaaatcataaaaaagtTCATCTTTTGTTTCAGATACAAATCAGCCGGTCTAATCCTCCATCGCAGCCGCCTAGCCGATCGTCCGTCCGTCCTATCTGTCCAAACCGATCAAAAACCAAACCTCAGTCAAGCCATCCGTGTAGTCTGAatcccagcctgcaacatttggtatcagagctcaagctCCTGAATCTGGTGATATCTTATCCTTGCATCATATCTTATTGCATTTGTTCACCaattaaaatcaataaaaaaaaaaaaaattcatagtgTTGCATTTTCTGTCCGATTTTGAATTGCTTGTTCTTGGTTTTAAAACCAGAGATAGGCACGAAAAGGATACCTCATTatcttgtttgattcatttagaaaactcaaaaaaaaatttcccttGTTTGTATTAAGTTGTCTAGCTCCAGTTTCCTTTTTCGGTTTATTTGCATCAAgcataaaatctttttttttcttgttttgtttcttttaaattgaaaaccaaaataaatatttatttccattgttttattttatagatttcgAGATTTGCTTGAtaaagttaaacaaaaaaaatataggaGTTAATTTTCCATTTGTttcaaaactttcaaaaaagaaaagtataCTAGGTttccatcttttttttgtttcttattcttcttctttcttttgttaaGCCACGACTTGATACTCTTATTCTCTGTTTTTGAAAGGTACCAATAAGGGGAGACGCCATGGCAGATTACTTTGAGGAAGAGAGTTCTTATGAATCAAGCCAAGGCTCCGATCTTGATGAAGCCGACCAAGCTTGGTCCGATGAAGAGGATGGCTGTGATGGGTCATGTTCTGATGATAACTACTCTATGTCAGAGTATGGAGACGATCCTGCTGAAGCATATCCTGAACCAGAGCCACCTGATTACTCACATGGAGATACCAGCTACCAAGGAGAGTATGAGGGAGAAACTGAATCAAATATCAGTTTCAATAAAGGAGATGAATGCCATGGAGAAGAGACAGAAGGTGATGATCCTGAAGCTGACCAGGAAGGCTCATGGCAAGAGGAAGCTGATTCTGAAATCAGTTTAGAAGAGGCAAATGAGCATGAggaaaatttctctaaaacggAAGAAGTCTATGAAGATGTTGATGGAGGAGAAGCAAGTTTCCAATctgttaaagaagaagttggaGACGAGTCTCATGCTGAAGGCATACCCTGGTGTGAAGTACCTTACTCTGACCAGGAGGATGAGTACCAAGACGAAACTGGCTCACAAACCAGTGTAGGAAACTCTGAGGGAAACTATGGAGGAAAGCCAGACTCTCAACAAGACAttgctgaagaagaagaggcctTAAGTGAGGCTGGAAGAAATGATGATCAACCTGGTTACATCATCTTTGCAGGCCATCATCAAGGACCAGAAGCATACTTGTGCTGGGAGAAAGATATGGAACATTGGTTTGATTCTAA
Coding sequences within it:
- the LOC117130611 gene encoding uncharacterized protein DDB_G0290685-like; the encoded protein is MADYFEEESSYESSQGSDLDEADQAWSDEEDGCDGSCSDDNYSMSEYGDDPAEAYPEPEPPDYSHGDTSYQGEYEGETESNISFNKGDECHGEETEGDDPEADQEGSWQEEADSEISLEEANEHEENFSKTEEVYEDVDGGEASFQSVKEEVGDESHAEGIPWCEVPYSDQEDEYQDETGSQTSVGNSEGNYGGKPDSQQDIAEEEEALSEAGRNDDQPGYIIFAGHHQGPEAYLCWEKDMEHWFDSNQVHEEDKTAIAEDTLTEDAFRKWEQDAYWRLAYDEPEATWQEMKELLYEEYVKGAGDELLNQIRVYTNLEPRRLILAKRPNRKAKLKNAHDLKLHQESTLIIKGATEHTTAARASAVQGVPTPQAKTRELSTKPLPKFHEKKKPS